One genomic segment of Pseudomonas sp. p1(2021b) includes these proteins:
- the tssJ gene encoding type VI secretion system lipoprotein TssJ — MQHNHTTLKRLAAAALLLALAGCGVTDRIGKRMEDSWAADMLADSEKVILTSDGGNTLNPGADGKPLSVVMRVYQLTDLERFASADADTLWDAPEKALGNTLVEAREITLLPGMGQIDQWPLAKNARYVGVAAFFRDEQDARWKVAFDANSLRKDGIWFSSDGLRILVDNTEITAMRGVDVLNKPPTAEQLAAQQQKNAAPALADKVQDAVIDKASDAAGQSARNAMDSTFNSLVDSVK, encoded by the coding sequence ATGCAACACAACCACACCACCCTCAAGCGCCTGGCCGCCGCAGCCCTGCTGCTGGCCCTGGCCGGCTGCGGGGTCACCGACCGAATCGGCAAGCGCATGGAAGACAGCTGGGCGGCCGACATGCTGGCCGACAGCGAGAAAGTGATCCTGACCTCCGACGGCGGCAATACGCTCAACCCCGGTGCCGATGGCAAGCCGTTGTCGGTGGTGATGCGCGTGTACCAGTTGACCGACCTCGAGCGCTTCGCCTCGGCCGACGCCGACACCCTTTGGGACGCACCGGAAAAAGCCCTGGGCAACACCCTGGTCGAGGCCCGCGAGATCACCCTGCTGCCAGGCATGGGCCAGATCGACCAGTGGCCGCTGGCCAAGAACGCCCGCTATGTCGGCGTGGCGGCGTTCTTCCGCGACGAACAGGATGCGCGCTGGAAGGTCGCCTTCGATGCCAACTCGCTGCGCAAGGACGGCATCTGGTTCTCCTCCGACGGCCTGCGCATCCTCGTCGACAACACCGAAATCACCGCCATGCGCGGCGTGGACGTGCTGAACAAGCCGCCCACCGCCGAGCAGCTGGCGGCCCAGCAGCAAAAGAACGCAGCGCCCGCCCTGGCCGACAAAGTGCAGGACGCGGTCATCGACAAGGCCAGCGACGCCGCCGGCCAGTCGGCGCGCAACGCCATGGATTCAACCTTCAACTCTCTAGTGGATAGCGTCAAATGA
- the tssH gene encoding type VI secretion system ATPase TssH, translating to MNLKSLFAKLNETSRTATESAAALCLSEQHYDVEVEHLLLQLLDNTDSDLPQVLRHYEVVAERLQAQLVTALGTFKKGNTRTPALSPHITRLIEQAWVLASIEYGVGQVRSGHLLLALLDDAELRRVVIASAPELEKVNVDDLRLNFTALVEASAESKLASPLASPAAPVAPAGKAGGKTPALDQYTVNLTHSAREGRIDPVLGREFEVRQMVDILTRRRQNNPILTGEAGVGKTAVVEGLALRIAQGDVPAVLKDVALHTLDLGLLQAGAGVKGEFENRLKAVIEEVKRSLHPIILFIDEAHTLIGSGGQAGQNDAANLLKPALARGELRTIAATTWAEYKKYFEKDAALARRFQVVKVEEPDEDKAIHMLRGLLGKMREHHKVAVMDEALVQAVRLSNRYITGRQLPDKAVSVLDTACARIALAQSSQPGALEDCRRHIDNLRAEIAVLDHEATKGHDHARRLGELQAALQAEQQHEQQLNEQWQQELALVEQLKALDAANEADAQQLNALRAELGRVQGDQPLVHALVDAGAIAQVISGWTGIPLGKMLRDEIDTVQRLPALLGERVLGQDHALHEIGKRIKISRARMEDPNKPIGVFLLLGPSGVGKTETALALADTLYGGERNLITINMSEYQEAHTVSSLKGSPPGYVGYGEGGVLTEAVRRKPYSVVLLDEVEKAHPDVLELFFQVFDKGVLDDGEGREINFRNTVIILTSNTGTERIMQTCLNAEQLPTPETIVEDLRAELNRVFKPAFLGRLSIVPFYPVQDQVLERIVALKLDRIAKRFARNHQAELAYDQALVKAIAARCTEVDSGARNIDNILSQTLMPELAQHVLERMAQDMPIERLVIELGSDGDFAYRLA from the coding sequence GTGAACCTGAAGTCTCTGTTCGCCAAGCTCAACGAAACCAGCCGCACGGCCACTGAAAGCGCGGCGGCCCTGTGCCTGTCGGAGCAGCACTACGATGTCGAGGTCGAGCACCTGTTGCTGCAACTGCTCGACAATACCGACAGCGACCTGCCGCAGGTGCTGCGCCACTACGAGGTGGTCGCCGAACGCCTGCAGGCGCAACTGGTCACCGCCCTGGGTACCTTCAAGAAAGGCAATACCCGCACGCCGGCGCTGTCGCCGCACATTACCCGCCTGATCGAGCAGGCCTGGGTGCTGGCGTCGATCGAGTACGGTGTCGGCCAGGTGCGCAGTGGCCACCTGCTGCTGGCCCTGCTCGACGACGCCGAGCTGCGCCGCGTGGTCATCGCCTCGGCGCCGGAGCTCGAGAAGGTCAATGTCGACGACCTGCGCCTGAACTTCACCGCCCTGGTCGAAGCCAGCGCCGAGTCGAAGCTCGCCAGCCCCCTGGCCAGCCCCGCGGCACCGGTCGCCCCCGCAGGCAAGGCCGGCGGCAAGACCCCAGCCCTGGACCAGTACACCGTCAACCTGACCCATAGCGCCCGCGAAGGCCGCATCGACCCGGTGCTGGGCCGCGAGTTCGAAGTGCGGCAGATGGTCGACATCCTCACCCGTCGCCGCCAGAACAACCCGATCCTCACCGGCGAGGCCGGAGTCGGCAAGACCGCCGTGGTCGAAGGCCTGGCCCTGCGCATCGCCCAGGGCGACGTGCCCGCCGTGCTCAAGGACGTGGCCCTGCACACCCTCGACCTGGGCCTGCTGCAGGCCGGTGCCGGGGTCAAGGGCGAATTCGAGAACCGCCTCAAGGCGGTGATCGAAGAGGTCAAACGCAGCCTGCACCCGATCATCCTGTTCATCGACGAGGCCCACACCCTGATCGGCTCCGGTGGCCAGGCCGGGCAGAACGATGCCGCCAACCTGCTCAAGCCGGCCCTGGCCCGTGGCGAGCTGCGCACCATCGCCGCCACCACCTGGGCCGAATACAAGAAGTACTTCGAGAAGGACGCCGCCCTCGCCCGCCGCTTCCAGGTGGTCAAGGTCGAAGAGCCCGACGAGGACAAGGCCATCCACATGCTGCGCGGCCTGCTCGGCAAGATGCGCGAACACCACAAGGTCGCGGTCATGGACGAGGCGCTGGTACAGGCCGTGCGCCTGTCCAACCGCTACATCACCGGCCGCCAGCTGCCCGACAAGGCCGTCAGCGTACTGGACACCGCCTGTGCCCGCATCGCCCTGGCGCAGTCGTCGCAGCCCGGTGCGCTGGAAGACTGCCGTCGGCACATCGACAACCTGCGGGCCGAGATCGCCGTGCTCGACCACGAGGCCACCAAGGGCCACGACCATGCCCGCCGCCTGGGCGAGCTGCAGGCCGCCCTGCAGGCCGAACAGCAGCACGAACAGCAGCTCAACGAACAATGGCAGCAGGAGCTGGCGCTGGTCGAACAGCTCAAGGCCCTGGATGCCGCTAATGAAGCCGACGCCCAGCAGCTCAATGCCCTGCGCGCCGAGCTGGGCCGGGTGCAAGGCGACCAGCCGCTGGTGCACGCACTGGTCGATGCCGGTGCCATCGCCCAGGTGATCAGCGGCTGGACCGGCATCCCGCTGGGCAAGATGCTGCGTGACGAAATCGACACGGTGCAGCGCCTGCCGGCACTGCTCGGCGAGCGCGTACTGGGCCAGGACCATGCCCTGCACGAGATCGGCAAGCGCATCAAGATCTCCCGGGCGCGCATGGAAGACCCGAACAAACCCATCGGCGTGTTCCTGCTGCTCGGCCCGAGCGGCGTCGGCAAGACCGAAACCGCGCTGGCCCTGGCCGATACCCTGTACGGCGGCGAGCGCAACCTGATCACCATCAACATGTCCGAGTACCAGGAAGCCCACACCGTGTCGAGCCTCAAGGGCTCGCCACCCGGCTACGTCGGCTACGGCGAAGGCGGTGTGCTGACCGAGGCCGTACGCCGCAAGCCCTATAGCGTGGTGCTGCTCGACGAGGTGGAAAAAGCCCACCCCGACGTGCTCGAACTGTTCTTCCAGGTGTTCGACAAAGGCGTGCTCGACGACGGCGAAGGCCGCGAGATCAACTTCCGCAACACGGTGATCATCCTCACCTCCAACACCGGCACCGAGCGGATCATGCAGACCTGCTTGAACGCCGAGCAACTGCCAACGCCCGAGACCATCGTCGAAGACCTGCGTGCCGAGCTCAACCGCGTGTTCAAGCCGGCGTTCCTCGGCCGCCTGAGCATCGTGCCGTTCTACCCGGTGCAGGACCAGGTGCTCGAGCGCATCGTCGCCCTCAAGCTCGACCGCATCGCCAAGCGCTTCGCCCGCAACCACCAGGCAGAGCTCGCCTACGACCAGGCGCTGGTCAAGGCCATCGCCGCGCGCTGCACCGAGGTCGACAGCGGTGCGCGCAACATCGACAACATCCTGTCCCAGACCTTGATGCCCGAGCTCGCCCAGCACGTGCTCGAGCGCATGGCCCAGGACATGCCGATCGAACGCCTTGTGATCGAGCTGGGCAGCGATGGCGACTTCGCCTATCGCCTGGCCTGA